The Desulfitobacterium chlororespirans DSM 11544 genome contains a region encoding:
- the cysE gene encoding serine O-acetyltransferase → MVFSQIKQDIKVIIERDPAAKTIVEIILCYPGLHALIAHRLAHCLYKKNMVLIPRLISQTSRFFTGIEIHPGAEIGQGLFIDHGMGVVIGETAEVGDNVTIYQGVTLGGTGKEKGKRHPTVGNNVFIGSGAKILGSIKIGDNVKIGAGSVVTKPVPSNTTVVGVPGKVVSRHGMPLKELHVVTKSVSNKEIRAEEMPDPVQETLQILMERINYLEKKLGEKES, encoded by the coding sequence GTGGTGTTTAGCCAAATTAAGCAAGACATTAAAGTGATTATTGAGAGAGATCCGGCGGCCAAAACGATAGTTGAGATTATCCTGTGCTATCCGGGTCTTCATGCGCTGATCGCCCATCGTCTGGCACACTGTCTGTATAAAAAGAATATGGTTTTAATCCCGCGATTAATCTCCCAGACCTCCCGTTTTTTTACAGGGATAGAAATTCATCCCGGTGCGGAAATCGGCCAGGGGCTCTTTATTGATCACGGGATGGGAGTGGTCATCGGGGAGACGGCCGAAGTGGGGGATAATGTGACCATCTACCAAGGGGTCACTCTGGGCGGAACAGGTAAAGAAAAAGGCAAAAGACACCCTACTGTTGGGAATAATGTTTTTATCGGTTCGGGAGCTAAAATATTAGGTTCCATTAAAATTGGAGATAATGTTAAAATCGGGGCAGGATCTGTGGTCACGAAGCCTGTTCCCAGCAATACCACGGTGGTGGGTGTTCCCGGAAAGGTTGTCTCCCGCCACGGAATGCCCTTAAAGGAATTGCATGTAGTTACGAAATCCGTATCTAATAAAGAGATCCGGGCAGAAGAAATGCCGGATCCTGTACAGGAAACATTGCAAATCCTCATGGAACGGATTAATTATCTGGAGAAAAAACTAGGGGAAAAGGAGAGCTGA